The DNA window TTATCTGGGACACCTATTATCAACAAATTGGATGATTTATACCCaattgttaaatttttagaatTGAATCCTTGGGTTAACCCTGGGTTTTGGAGAAGGGTTATTTCTGAACCATTTGCATCAaaagattataaaaaagcaTTAGATGTTGTCTTCACCATTTTGGAACCTGTGTTACtaagaagaacaaaaaacatGAGGGATAGCAACGGTGCATTATTGGTAAACTTACCAGAgaaaattgttaatatcGAAAAGCTTTCTTTAACTGATGTTGAATTAGCTATGTATAATagttttttgaaattagcTGAAAAGTCCTTTAGGGATGCTTTGAATAAGGggattttattgaaaagttACACCTCTATTTTGGTTCATATTTTGAGACTAAGACAAATATGTTGTGATATGAGACTATTATTGAACAAGAATTTCGCCAAAACGGAAAGttcaaaagaagaaaaatctATTCAGGAAGATTGTGATATTATTGACAAAAACCCGTTAAAATAcgatttggaaaaaatgtTGGAATTAGGCTTTGACGACGacataaatattttcaaagagGAGGAGGTTAATCttataaatgaaaatgttttaaaccCTAAATTTTTGGGTAAAGGAACTACAGGTTTAGAATGTCCAATATGCACCACAGATTCTATAACGCCAGCTGACAAGATAAGGATTACAGAGTGTGGCCAcactttttgttttacttGTATTGCGGATTATATTGTGCatgaaaagattaaaaagaTGGTCCCCCGTTGCCCTACGTGTAGAGACCAACACTTAAATGAAAAACGGTTATTTTCAGTAGTGCTTGATAAGAATGGAATGATAGAAGCTTTTAGTTATTATAAGAATCCAAAATTATCGGattttataatttcttCCAAAACAAATGCTTTATGTACCCATTTGTCCAAGATAAGCAAAGAGTCACCCAAGGAGCATGTGGTTATTTTCTCTCAGTTTTCTGgttttttggaaattttgAAGGAGATTTTAGAAGTTAATTATATGGTTTACAAATTTGACGGTTCATTATCACTAAAACAACGTGAatctattttaaaacacTTTAATACTGATGATTATGatggtttaaaaatattattaatatcctTAAAGGCCGGTGGTGTTGGTTTGAATTTGACTATTTCAAATAGGGCATTTATAATGGACCCGTGGTGGTCACCAAGTGTTGAAGATCAAGCCATTGACAGAATCCACAGAATGGGTCAAAAGAGGCCTGTTGTAGTTACCAGATTTATTGTAGAAGGCAgtattgaagaaaaaatgttGCTAATTcaagaaaggaaaagaagatTAGGTGATGTTGTTGAAGGTGACGAAGAggaaagaaggaaaaaaagagttgatgaaattaaaatgttttttgaGTAAATGTATTTGATACACGTGTATGTTTATGACCATGTTATCAGGTAATTTTATACGCTTTAAATATCCAACAGCAAGTACTCGTCTAAAACATATACACGTTTATGTTTCAAATTATGCGTTTTAATCGAGCTCATCAAATTTTTCGTAACTATTTCATATGTTCTTTTGCCATTTTGCTCATCATCAGAATACCTTAAACACCCCATATATTCCAGGGCAAGAGTTATATCTTCAGTTTTGAGCCTTGTATGTCTTGATATATCCTCTAAAGTTGTTGTGGCATTCTCTTGAAAGTCGTTATCTATAAATTCATAGCAAATCCTTTTACTCCAATATTTGCAATAGGCTATTAGACCAAATGGACTTAGTGGTTTTTCTGGTCCTGAGATGAGTCCTTCATAATCAGATATTTTGTAGGAAAACTCTATCAACAATGAGCCCAATCCTCTTCTCTGATAGGGAGGGAATATCAAAATGCACGccaaattgtttttctccggagaaagaaaatcttttgaaaaaaatccCAATGGTCTATTCCCATCTGTTTCATAAACGACAAAGAATTCATAATTATCAACCATGAAAAACATGGATTTATtatccaaaaataattttgtaaatataCATAAGCATTGGCAGAAAAGAGTGTGTTTAAACCCTCTTATACGTCTTATAGTGTATTCCGgtgataaatattttatttttcccgGTAAACGGTCCTTATAATAGCAGACTGACATATGATGTAATAACTCGTTTCTATTGGCTGTATATTTGAAGCAATAATCACAAACATAAAGGGTATCAAGCCAatgctgttttttttcgttcAATGTAGTTTTTTGCTCACTATTTTTAGATGTTTTAATGTTGTCTTGTtgtattttctttgttggGTTCGAACTATTGTCAgaaactttattttcatcattatcacaTTCTActatttctttaataaatttgtcATGAACATTCGAGTCGTAAATTTCATTATAGTAAGTGTAACCTAGTTGTTGAGTACTGTTTTCATTAAAGTATACACTACATCCGTACCATGTTTGAAAATTATAGTTTAAACCAAATTGAACTGTtcttatattattaaaatccaACAATccatataatttattatccttttcattcatatttttatttatttatttatatgtgtatatattatagtaataattaattGTAGAATGATAtgaattgtttttttttttttttttttacttttatgaaaaaaaaaaaaaaaaatacggCTTTAGAAAGCTTTATGCTGGGCAACTTAcgataaaattttattggtATAAACCGCTTaatcgtttcttttttttttttttttcaaattttttttacattattatcattaatattattattgtatacATTCCTGCTTACTTTCAAGCAAGTCTTGTTAACTACTCTTTGCTATTTAACCTTTCATGGATTTCCTATATAATAACTTCTTTTTCCTACTTAAACCAATGTAAATCAAAAGAACACTACTTGCAACTAAAGGG is part of the Saccharomycodes ludwigii strain NBRC 1722 chromosome III, whole genome shotgun sequence genome and encodes:
- the SAS2 gene encoding histone acetyltransferase (similar to Saccharomyces cerevisiae YMR127C | SAS2 | Something About Silencing) — protein: MNEKDNKLYGLLDFNNIRTVQFGLNYNFQTWYGCSVYFNENSTQQLGYTYYNEIYDSNVHDKFIKEIVECDNDENKVSDNSSNPTKKIQQDNIKTSKNSEQKTTLNEKKQHWLDTLYVCDYCFKYTANRNELLHHMSVCYYKDRLPGKIKYLSPEYTIRRIRGFKHTLFCQCLCIFTKLFLDNKSMFFMVDNYEFFVVYETDGNRPLGFFSKDFLSPEKNNLACILIFPPYQRRGLGSLLIEFSYKISDYEGLISGPEKPLSPFGLIAYCKYWSKRICYEFIDNDFQENATTTLEDISRHTRLKTEDITLALEYMGCLRYSDDEQNGKRTYEIVTKNLMSSIKTHNLKHKRVYVLDEYLLLDI